A single Metarhizium brunneum chromosome 5, complete sequence DNA region contains:
- the PKNOX2 gene encoding Homeobox protein PKNOX2: protein MSPASQYPAFRNDLLWDASRASSDSSRPSKHVALPSIRQTFPELHLEGSLADVTPTVTSVHKAPPPMPGSLASPEYVHSPNANKKRRISNEDEQAFLRAKQVPRLYRSPEAQQTRQLSPSRGQPTHLGAKNPWAESPSRSNTYSSHATSLSAAPASSRADSRPALPSLPSTLKLERDAPPIHRPLPLETTTEPANSPGRSGASPLPPTMERHSSYQSQDYGYTYQHPSRFQSLSTSSVRSYSRGPFSPGAAYGHHYSSMSRYTDLGNLGIGSDAKQRKRRGNLPKETTDKLRSWFVAHLQHPYPTEDEKQELMRQTGLQMNQISNWFINARRRQLPAMINNARAESDAMNGRPSGSSGDGTVLASTEQSSDFAGKRDDGLPLSDGEGGGYDDDVNKLHCRGPTDRLSL from the exons ATGTCACCCGCTTCGCAATATCCGGCTTTCAGAAATGACCTGCTTTGGGATGCCTCTCGAGCATCCTCTGACTCTTCTCGCCCGTCCAAGCACGTCGCACTTCCTTCAATCCGCCAG ACTTTCCCAGAGCTTCATCTTGAGGGCTCACTGGCTGATGTGACTCCTACTGTCACGTCAGTACATAAAGCACCCCCGCCCATGCCTGGCTCATTGGCATCACCTGAATATGTTCACTCTCCAAATGCTAATAAGAAGCGACGAATCTCCAACGAGGATGAGCAAGCGTTTTTGAGGGCAAAGCAGGTCCCAAGGCTTTATCGTAGTCCTGAGGCGCAGCAAACACGCCAACTTTCTCCCAGTCGGGGTCAGCCAACACATTTGGGTGCCAAGAATCCTTGGGCAGAGAGCCCCTCACGAAGCAACACTTATTCTTCTCACGCCACCAGTCTTTCGGCTGCGCCAGCGAGCAGTCGAGCTGATTCGCGACCAGCTCTACCAAGCCTTCCTTCGACTCTTAAACTTGAGAGAGACGCACCACCGATTCACCGACCGCTGCCGCTGGAAACGACTACGGAACCAGCCAACAGCCCAGGACGTAGCGGAGCGAGCCCTTTGCCACCGACAATGGAAAGACATTCGTCGTACCAAAGCCAAGACTATGGCTATACCTACCAGCATCCATCACGGTTTCAGTCTCTGTCTACGAGCTCAGTCCGGTCATATAGCCGTGGCCCATTCTCACCAGGGGCCGCTTACGGACACCACTATTCGAGCATGTCACGATATACCGACCTCGGCAACCTTGGCATCGGCAGTGATGCAAAGCAGCGTAAGCGGCGTGGGAACTTGCCCAAAGAAACAACAGACAAGCTGCGGTCTTGGTTTGTAGCCCACCTGCAGCACCCGTATCCGACAGAGGACGAAAAACAAGAATTAATGCGCCAGACCGGCCTGCAAATGA ACCAAATTTCCAACTGGTTTATCAATGCCCGACGGCGCCAGCTACCGGCAATGATCAACAACGCGCGAGCCGAGTCTGACGCTATGAATGGCCGCCCCAGTGGAAGCAGTGGGGATGGCACTGTTTTGGCTTCCACAGAGCAGAGCTCTGACTTCGCTGGCAAGCGCGATGATGGTTTACCACTGAGTGATGGTGAGGGAGGTGGGTACGACGATGATGTGAACAAGCTCCATTGTCGAGGACCTACCGACCGCCTAAGCCTGTGA